One genomic region from Curtobacterium sp. 9128 encodes:
- a CDS encoding IPT/TIG domain-containing protein: MTTPSKTALARRYACEVTTDLTLAGGWVRVRGVNGFTPNTTPNIEDASDYDTDGWTSNEVTMQSWASDIDLFIRESGGAIDPGQQIILDTIGEFGDEARLGFRYFDRNGLPDAHQGVAIPTWKLSNTAVKNLGQGTASLTGDGPLYKIDNPFTVTAAPVATAAAPATQGTGEAVAISGANFSGATGVKFGATNATSFEVINDQLIVAVLPSGSAGSAAITVTTPNGSNAALAYTRAA, translated from the coding sequence ATGACCACCCCGAGCAAGACCGCACTCGCGCGCCGCTACGCGTGCGAGGTCACCACGGACCTCACCCTCGCCGGTGGCTGGGTCCGCGTCCGCGGCGTGAACGGCTTCACGCCGAACACGACCCCGAACATCGAGGACGCATCCGACTACGACACCGACGGCTGGACCAGCAACGAGGTCACGATGCAGTCGTGGGCGTCGGACATCGACCTGTTCATCCGTGAGTCCGGCGGCGCGATCGACCCGGGCCAGCAGATCATCCTCGACACGATCGGCGAGTTCGGTGACGAGGCCCGCCTCGGCTTCCGCTACTTCGACCGCAACGGCCTCCCGGACGCCCACCAGGGGGTCGCGATCCCGACGTGGAAGCTGTCCAACACCGCGGTGAAGAACCTCGGCCAGGGCACCGCGTCCCTGACCGGCGACGGGCCGCTGTACAAGATCGACAACCCGTTCACGGTGACCGCCGCACCGGTCGCCACGGCCGCAGCCCCGGCGACGCAGGGCACCGGTGAGGCGGTCGCGATCAGCGGCGCGAACTTCAGCGGCGCGACGGGCGTGAAGTTCGGGGCGACGAACGCGACGTCGTTCGAGGTGATCAACGACCAGCTCATCGTCGCGGTCCTCCCCAGCGGTTCCGCCGGGTCCGCCGCGATCACGGTCACGACGCCGAACGGTTCCAACGCGGCGCTCGCGTACACCCGCGCCGCGTGA
- a CDS encoding phage minor capsid protein has protein sequence MATSSSSQEQQPERRRRTAEAVAALVALHIGAESTLLDGISAILRRAVSLEAARPAIRRLVYSVVRQLDRQVPPLVDEVIDGELIDGSAQADRDVFAEIHQHGDEALEALARAAGRRALPPGASRETPGGHPPAPPGTTLAMPGGESGGFDFSVPRSVRSEAAIREDLVSSLQDVRRRLTRLDNDIYKVLAPQAARVQVLDVELTPAQAQAIAWRDFTSNGITGFTDKSGREWSLSAYTEMAVRTAAARAFNAAHLERMKAIGGQYFTVSDVGSPCPLCLPWQNAVLTDGPIATPEMHVDATIAEATSRGLFHPQCRHHLTIVFPGITVLPPRQTWTPAHDARYKAVQKQRRLELAIRKAKRQVENALDAEQAADAASKVRRAQKRLRDHVNSRDDLARNSRREQPHLRDAYAQIPLFTS, from the coding sequence ATGGCGACGAGCAGCAGCTCGCAGGAGCAGCAGCCGGAACGGCGTAGGCGCACAGCCGAAGCCGTCGCGGCGCTCGTCGCCCTCCACATCGGCGCGGAGTCCACGCTCCTCGACGGCATCAGCGCGATCCTCCGCCGTGCCGTGTCACTCGAGGCGGCACGCCCCGCGATCCGTCGCCTCGTGTACTCGGTTGTCCGGCAGCTCGACCGTCAGGTCCCGCCGCTGGTCGACGAGGTCATCGACGGGGAGCTGATCGACGGGTCCGCGCAAGCGGACCGGGACGTGTTCGCCGAGATCCACCAGCACGGCGACGAGGCCCTCGAGGCGCTGGCCCGTGCCGCTGGCCGGCGGGCGCTGCCACCGGGCGCGTCTAGGGAGACGCCCGGCGGCCACCCGCCGGCGCCGCCTGGGACGACGCTCGCCATGCCCGGCGGGGAGAGCGGCGGATTCGACTTTTCCGTCCCTCGGTCGGTCCGGTCGGAGGCCGCGATCCGCGAGGATCTCGTCTCCAGCCTGCAGGACGTCCGGCGCCGACTCACTCGCCTCGACAACGACATCTACAAGGTGCTCGCCCCGCAGGCGGCCCGCGTGCAGGTGCTCGACGTCGAGCTGACGCCGGCGCAGGCGCAGGCGATCGCGTGGCGCGACTTCACGTCGAACGGGATCACCGGGTTCACCGACAAGTCCGGCCGTGAGTGGTCACTGTCGGCGTACACAGAGATGGCGGTCCGCACCGCCGCGGCGCGCGCGTTCAACGCTGCGCACCTCGAGCGGATGAAAGCCATCGGCGGTCAGTACTTCACGGTGTCCGACGTCGGGTCCCCGTGCCCGCTGTGCCTGCCGTGGCAGAACGCGGTCCTCACCGACGGGCCGATCGCGACCCCCGAGATGCACGTCGACGCGACGATCGCGGAGGCGACCTCCCGGGGCCTGTTCCACCCGCAGTGCCGCCACCACCTCACGATCGTGTTCCCCGGCATCACCGTGCTCCCGCCCCGGCAGACGTGGACACCGGCACACGATGCCCGCTACAAGGCGGTGCAGAAGCAGCGCCGCCTCGAACTCGCGATTCGGAAGGCGAAGCGACAGGTCGAGAACGCCCTCGACGCGGAGCAGGCCGCCGACGCCGCGTCGAAGGTGCGGCGGGCGCAGAAGCGGCTCCGCGACCACGTCAACAGCCGCGACGACCTCGCCCGCAACAGCCGCCGCGAGCAGCCCCACCTCCGCGACGCGTACGCCCAGATCCCGCTCTTCACCAGCTGA
- a CDS encoding dienelactone hydrolase family protein: MTTIDDVLQTVPEPAGSDITVEPVHYEHEGTALAGVLAKDAAVSGPRPAVLVVHDWHGVNEHVEARVTMLARLGYVAFGADVYGADVRPGDDTAGQVASSYYQDLPLMRARVQAGLDRLREDPDVDHSRIVVMGYCFGGSAALELARTGADLAGAVSFHGNLLTHEPSDAGAIRAPLLVLTGAADPVVPDAKVSAWQDEMRAAPGVDWQVVTYAGAMHAFAVPGTDAPDHGAQYQALADRRSWQALEVFLAEVFGEELGGL, translated from the coding sequence GTGACCACGATCGACGACGTCCTGCAGACCGTTCCCGAACCAGCCGGATCCGACATCACCGTCGAACCCGTGCACTACGAACACGAGGGCACGGCGCTCGCCGGGGTCCTGGCGAAGGACGCCGCGGTGTCCGGCCCGCGCCCGGCGGTCCTCGTCGTCCACGACTGGCACGGCGTCAACGAACACGTCGAGGCGCGCGTGACGATGCTCGCGCGCCTCGGCTACGTCGCGTTCGGTGCCGACGTCTACGGCGCGGACGTCCGACCGGGTGACGACACCGCCGGGCAGGTGGCGTCGTCGTACTACCAGGACCTGCCGCTCATGCGTGCCCGCGTGCAGGCCGGACTCGACCGGCTCCGCGAGGACCCCGACGTCGACCACTCCCGCATCGTCGTGATGGGCTACTGCTTCGGCGGGTCTGCCGCACTCGAGCTCGCCCGCACCGGCGCCGACCTCGCCGGCGCCGTGTCCTTCCACGGCAACCTGCTGACGCACGAGCCCTCCGACGCCGGAGCGATCCGCGCCCCGCTCCTGGTGCTGACCGGTGCGGCCGACCCGGTGGTCCCCGACGCCAAGGTCTCTGCGTGGCAGGACGAGATGCGTGCGGCACCAGGTGTCGACTGGCAGGTCGTCACGTACGCGGGTGCGATGCACGCGTTTGCGGTGCCCGGGACGGACGCGCCCGACCACGGGGCGCAGTACCAAGCGCTGGCCGATCGACGGTCGTGGCAGGCCCTCGAGGTCTTCCTCGCCGAGGTGTTCGGCGAGGAGCTCGGCGGGCTCTGA
- a CDS encoding helix-turn-helix transcriptional regulator, translating into MTVDRELADVGINLSSQRPRVARALVYIAEHYREPITVDDVAAAAGCGDRVLQDRFRTELGVRPFEVIQRLRLQWARQFLLQQTAGVVHIREVAAASGMPHAGRFSVRYRERYGETPSETLQWRLDAQRRHGRR; encoded by the coding sequence ATGACGGTCGACAGGGAGCTCGCCGACGTCGGGATCAACCTCAGTTCGCAGCGACCGCGCGTCGCACGTGCTCTGGTGTACATCGCCGAGCACTACCGCGAACCGATCACCGTTGACGACGTAGCAGCCGCGGCGGGTTGCGGTGATCGTGTTCTGCAGGACAGGTTCCGGACCGAGTTGGGTGTGCGGCCCTTCGAGGTGATCCAGCGACTCCGGCTGCAGTGGGCGCGGCAGTTCCTCCTGCAGCAGACCGCCGGGGTCGTGCACATCCGGGAGGTTGCCGCTGCGTCTGGGATGCCGCACGCTGGCCGTTTCTCGGTCCGTTACCGCGAGCGGTACGGGGAGACACCGTCTGAGACGCTTCAATGGCGGCTGGATGCACAGAGGCGGCACGGGCGAAGATGA
- a CDS encoding DUF5309 family protein: MPGIVGQGTTFNLPNYVGELFGVSPEDTPLLSSIGGLTGGKEATSTTFEWQGYDLRDPDENRQRVEGAPAQPSENRVRFNVDNVVEIHQETVEVSYTKQAAVGNHNGANIAGTNPVTAELPWQVEQALKQVARDVEASFIRGVYAKPGDNTAPRKTRGLLQAIQTNVINLGEAHTGLSAATDTITEASTTLSNDDKVIFTDVGGSTAIQPNRVYFVVSKASGTFKVAPAKGGTAITIGSATVSLYKLSATAPTKANYDDLFQTVFDNGGIAEGETATIVVGSSQKRNISNAYAANQNNLVADRNVGGVNFQTIETDFARFNIMLDRWMPADALAVVSLEQLNPVFLNIPGKGHFFEEDLAKVGASDRKQLYGEIGLEYGNEKAHGLLRGLPTTR, translated from the coding sequence ATGCCTGGAATCGTTGGGCAGGGGACCACGTTCAACCTGCCGAACTACGTCGGTGAGCTCTTCGGAGTCTCGCCGGAAGACACCCCGCTCCTGTCGTCCATCGGTGGTCTCACCGGCGGCAAGGAGGCCACGTCCACCACGTTCGAGTGGCAGGGCTACGACCTCCGCGACCCGGACGAGAACCGCCAGCGCGTCGAGGGTGCACCCGCGCAGCCGTCGGAGAACCGCGTGCGGTTCAACGTCGACAACGTGGTGGAGATCCACCAGGAGACCGTCGAGGTCAGCTACACCAAGCAGGCCGCCGTCGGGAACCACAACGGCGCGAACATCGCCGGCACGAACCCCGTCACGGCCGAGCTGCCCTGGCAGGTCGAGCAGGCGCTCAAGCAGGTCGCCCGCGACGTCGAGGCGTCGTTCATCCGCGGCGTCTATGCGAAGCCCGGCGACAACACCGCCCCGCGCAAGACGCGTGGTCTGCTGCAGGCGATCCAGACGAACGTCATCAACCTCGGCGAGGCCCACACCGGGCTCTCCGCGGCGACGGACACGATCACCGAGGCGTCGACGACCCTGTCGAACGACGACAAGGTGATCTTCACCGACGTCGGCGGCTCCACCGCGATCCAGCCGAACCGGGTCTACTTCGTCGTCAGCAAGGCGTCCGGCACGTTCAAGGTCGCACCGGCCAAGGGCGGCACCGCCATCACCATCGGCTCGGCGACGGTCAGCCTCTACAAGCTGTCCGCCACCGCGCCGACGAAGGCGAACTACGACGACCTGTTCCAGACGGTGTTCGACAACGGCGGCATCGCCGAGGGCGAGACCGCGACGATCGTCGTCGGCTCCTCGCAGAAGCGGAACATCTCGAACGCGTACGCCGCGAACCAGAACAACCTGGTCGCGGACCGCAACGTCGGAGGCGTGAACTTCCAGACGATCGAGACCGACTTCGCCCGGTTCAACATCATGCTCGACCGGTGGATGCCGGCCGACGCTCTCGCCGTCGTCTCCCTCGAGCAGCTCAACCCGGTGTTCCTGAACATCCCGGGCAAGGGCCACTTCTTCGAGGAAGACCTCGCCAAGGTCGGCGCGTCCGACCGGAAGCAGCTCTACGGCGAGATCGGTCTCGAGTACGGCAACGAGAAGGCCCACGGTCTCCTCCGCGGCCTGCCGACCACTCGCTGA
- a CDS encoding glucose-6-phosphate dehydrogenase, whose protein sequence is MASLQTTLLILGASGDLSKRLLLPGLATLLEVKTDWDVQLIGAGVEDISDADWKQLVHESFENAQASKDEDEGAEGTAKLPERLQAVVDASSYRKADVTDPDDLKALLAACQHDPAVYFALPPAVTEKSCEVLKGLDLPKGTRLALEKPFGTDAASAEHLNDVLHSFLPEERIHRVDHFLGRSTVLNLLGLRFANRIIEPLLSSVHVDRVDIVYDETLGLEGRARYYDKAGALVDMIQSHLLQVMAVVAMEAPASIDADDLRTQKELVLRAVRPWGGDPLTAGKRARYTAGKIGDRSLPSYVDEDGVDPQIGTETLAQITLEIANWRWAGVPFTLRSGKALGAQRREIVITFKDSPHVPDGLTGVQRPDRLRIWIAPDQMQLELNVNGPGDPYTIDHTALEVSFNPGRLSAYGEVLAGVLEGDAALSVRGDSAVQGWKVVEPFLTAWQAGKVPLDDYPAGSEGPEGWDNIQG, encoded by the coding sequence ATGGCGAGCCTCCAGACCACACTGCTCATCCTCGGAGCGAGCGGCGATCTGTCCAAACGACTGCTGCTGCCGGGTCTCGCGACCCTGCTCGAGGTCAAGACGGACTGGGACGTCCAGCTGATCGGTGCCGGCGTGGAGGACATCTCGGACGCCGACTGGAAGCAGCTCGTGCATGAGTCCTTCGAGAACGCGCAGGCCTCGAAGGACGAGGACGAGGGCGCCGAGGGCACGGCGAAGCTCCCCGAGCGGCTGCAGGCCGTCGTCGACGCGTCGAGCTACCGCAAGGCCGACGTCACGGACCCCGACGACCTGAAGGCACTGCTCGCGGCGTGCCAGCACGACCCGGCCGTGTACTTCGCGCTGCCGCCCGCCGTCACCGAGAAGAGCTGCGAGGTGCTCAAGGGGCTCGACCTGCCGAAGGGGACCCGGCTCGCGCTCGAGAAGCCGTTCGGCACCGACGCCGCCAGCGCCGAGCACCTCAACGACGTCCTGCACTCGTTCCTGCCCGAGGAACGCATCCACCGCGTCGACCACTTCCTGGGCAGGTCCACGGTCCTCAACCTCCTCGGCCTGCGGTTCGCGAACCGCATCATCGAACCGCTGCTGTCGAGCGTCCACGTCGACCGGGTCGACATCGTCTACGACGAGACCCTCGGGCTCGAGGGACGCGCTCGGTACTACGACAAGGCAGGCGCGCTGGTCGACATGATCCAGAGCCACCTGCTCCAGGTGATGGCCGTGGTGGCCATGGAAGCACCGGCGTCCATCGACGCCGACGACCTGCGCACCCAGAAGGAACTCGTGCTCCGTGCCGTCCGGCCGTGGGGCGGTGACCCGCTCACCGCCGGGAAACGCGCGCGGTACACCGCGGGGAAGATCGGGGACCGGTCCCTGCCCTCCTACGTCGACGAGGACGGGGTGGACCCGCAGATCGGCACCGAAACCCTCGCGCAGATCACCCTCGAGATCGCGAACTGGCGCTGGGCGGGCGTCCCGTTCACGCTCCGCTCGGGCAAGGCGCTCGGAGCGCAACGTCGGGAGATCGTCATCACGTTCAAGGACTCCCCGCACGTGCCCGACGGGCTCACCGGCGTGCAGCGCCCCGACCGGCTCCGCATCTGGATCGCCCCCGACCAGATGCAGCTCGAGCTCAACGTCAACGGACCGGGCGACCCCTACACGATCGACCACACCGCACTCGAGGTCAGCTTCAACCCCGGACGCCTGAGCGCCTACGGGGAAGTCCTCGCCGGTGTCCTCGAAGGCGATGCCGCCCTGTCCGTCCGCGGCGACAGCGCCGTGCAGGGCTGGAAGGTCGTCGAGCCGTTCCTCACCGCGTGGCAGGCCGGCAAGGTCCCGCTCGACGACTACCCCGCAGGCTCCGAGGGACCCGAGGGCTGGGACAACATCCAGGGGTAG